The Desulfobacterales bacterium genome has a segment encoding these proteins:
- a CDS encoding FkbM family methyltransferase produces MIPLKIIHTIINFKLMPEASVIFEIDPIDAKWAIDLNKKYPKLKIYIKNLSEVNIDEYFKKLNIQRINFLKISQNASSINAFKGAIESFENDKIDHIQFQIKDSEPKEILNFLWNYDYTIYQISSKGLIYIDTSSKGENIYSIPDFIAFHPRIESILLNKEAVMPDLENLLQKNSIRPKGIIHIGAHYGQEISKYLKLGASKIIFIEANPVVFEHLKKNIQHVPNVIAVNCAITDFCGFIDLYVTSNDQSTSVLKLKKHSEIYPNIKETHKVKVKASTLDKLIEELNFDYSEFNFLTIDIQGAELLALKGAEKTLDYIDAINTEINFEELYEGCALIGDIDEFLEKFDFKKKNLSTPFHPSWGDAFYIKQKKNISAVTPDNLKVIFFALSSRESYRPKIVSNQEIFCGPDCETIIEDGIYKAIKTPVGGVKIKDLIKNLPESQKPNFIIVKTDATGRLFPIELNSVNCPKLLILGDTHHLNNPIQTLIKYAKQEKFDFIISDHDRQHLHFFKEAGFKNVFWLPSFNIYEHDIPYFKDKKYQISFVGQAGKWHPYRKHIINYLKDKNIPLNHFTNVPHEESCKIYGRSLINLNISLNGDFNLRVFEVLASRGFLITDRLGMQSGLDLIFKDSEHLVCFDDENDLVDKIEYFLNHPDKAENIAYSGYKVFKENHTSEKKIRQIIEAVFEEKINDLYSMNDDARSAYVKSKSDSELFYRIALYEHIQKIHLTEKTSNILFYPKTDPRLICDVADLPRLNVYYLHDDKSNSLNSTDILNKTGVCKKIKFIDTNTPDIIYNSVIISSDEILEYSINFNSNEIIIYDFQSASKKQRDNILEIIYSIGFIPSSENPSIFSLRQDMILTNKQKNPKISLKNILIVTNLFPPQELGGYGRLMADFADILKKRGHNIHVLTSNTDYLREIDYKEKNIDRNLFLFGKWENGNLKPFEDMEQISKLIHKNNETILKTIKDFKPDVCLVGNISLLSKHIFSEILKNNIPIIHHLGGPYPGYPPDKAPTENIYHIAAASEWIKNQIIQQKYPFEDINVVYPGAFIHYFKNDEPISINEVKIAYAGLIMHYKGTHILLKALKRLHDYGLDFTCNIAGEAIDKNYFNLWKEYILQTGMANKINFKGFLNREELKSFYKEHNIFVFPSIVDEAFGITQVEAMASGVPVITSATGGAKEIIEHAKNGIIFKKEDDFSLYEAILKLINNPDTWKSLALNGKKRALKYFDIEKSVDILEERFFDLLSTKNDIKAKKTGISICMIVKNEEKNIERCIKNLKPLADELIVVDTGSSDKTKELASNLGTIVYNFEWRDDFSKARNFSISKASCKWILIMDADELIDPKDFSGLKKLTKISEATAYSFETRNYIADLSAFGLFPNKGEYPEFENGSGWVSSIKVRLFPNIKEIYFDFPVHEVIEPSLEKKGMKITQCNIPIHHYGNLQNKTKEKDKLYYNIAMSKINEVNQNISLLNELAIIADNLGKQEEALNLWEKIIELKPDFAEAYLSVSTIYNRIGDYERASKAAQTAVNLDADMKEAHLNTAISKLYSGYAVNSASILESTISRWPNYIPAQIFLTAIYFCLGRGKEGKIVYSSLKKLLAEQTLLSHFKKIAKKLFNANQVEKATILLKALLE; encoded by the coding sequence ATGATTCCTTTAAAAATAATACACACCATAATAAATTTTAAATTAATGCCCGAAGCTTCTGTAATCTTTGAAATTGATCCGATTGATGCTAAATGGGCTATTGATCTTAATAAAAAATATCCCAAATTAAAAATCTATATTAAAAATCTTTCAGAAGTAAATATTGATGAATACTTCAAGAAGTTAAATATCCAAAGAATAAATTTTCTAAAAATCTCTCAAAATGCTTCGTCAATAAATGCATTCAAAGGTGCAATAGAGTCTTTTGAAAATGATAAAATTGACCATATCCAATTTCAAATCAAGGACTCTGAACCAAAAGAAATCCTTAATTTTTTATGGAATTACGACTATACAATATATCAAATATCATCTAAAGGTCTAATTTATATTGATACTTCTTCTAAAGGCGAAAATATATATTCTATACCTGATTTTATAGCTTTCCACCCAAGAATTGAATCAATTCTTCTAAACAAAGAAGCAGTAATGCCGGACTTAGAAAATTTATTACAAAAAAACTCAATCCGTCCAAAGGGAATAATACATATCGGAGCCCATTACGGACAAGAAATTTCTAAATACCTAAAACTTGGCGCTTCTAAAATTATATTTATTGAAGCAAACCCTGTTGTTTTTGAGCACCTTAAAAAAAATATTCAACATGTACCTAATGTTATAGCTGTAAATTGCGCTATTACTGATTTTTGTGGTTTTATAGACCTTTATGTAACTTCTAATGATCAAAGCACATCTGTCCTTAAACTAAAAAAACACAGTGAAATCTATCCGAATATTAAAGAAACTCATAAGGTAAAAGTAAAAGCGTCAACTTTAGACAAATTGATAGAAGAACTTAATTTTGATTATTCTGAATTTAATTTCCTAACTATAGACATTCAAGGAGCTGAACTTTTAGCATTAAAAGGAGCTGAAAAAACCTTAGATTATATTGATGCGATAAACACAGAAATAAATTTTGAAGAACTATATGAAGGATGCGCCCTTATAGGAGACATAGATGAGTTTTTAGAAAAATTTGATTTTAAAAAGAAGAATTTATCAACGCCGTTTCATCCTTCTTGGGGAGATGCTTTCTACATCAAACAGAAAAAAAATATTTCTGCTGTAACTCCTGATAATCTAAAAGTAATTTTTTTTGCATTAAGTTCAAGGGAATCTTACAGACCTAAAATCGTTTCAAACCAAGAAATATTTTGCGGTCCTGACTGCGAAACAATAATAGAAGATGGGATTTACAAAGCTATTAAAACTCCTGTTGGCGGAGTTAAAATCAAGGATTTAATAAAAAACCTTCCTGAATCTCAAAAGCCTAATTTTATAATTGTAAAAACAGATGCAACTGGCAGACTTTTTCCAATAGAGTTAAATTCTGTTAATTGCCCAAAACTATTAATTCTTGGAGATACACACCATCTTAATAACCCTATTCAAACTCTTATCAAATATGCTAAACAGGAAAAATTTGATTTTATAATTTCAGACCATGACAGGCAGCATCTTCATTTTTTTAAAGAAGCTGGATTTAAAAATGTATTTTGGCTTCCGAGTTTTAATATTTATGAACATGATATCCCATATTTTAAAGATAAAAAATATCAAATTTCTTTTGTGGGCCAGGCTGGAAAATGGCACCCTTATCGAAAACACATAATAAATTATTTAAAAGACAAAAATATCCCTCTAAATCATTTTACAAATGTTCCCCATGAAGAATCCTGTAAAATCTATGGGAGATCTCTTATCAATTTAAATATAAGCTTAAACGGGGATTTTAATTTAAGGGTCTTTGAAGTTCTTGCAAGTAGAGGCTTTCTAATTACAGATAGGCTTGGAATGCAGTCGGGATTGGATTTAATATTTAAAGATAGCGAACATTTAGTCTGTTTTGATGATGAAAATGACCTTGTAGATAAAATAGAATATTTTTTGAATCACCCTGATAAGGCTGAAAATATTGCTTATAGCGGTTATAAGGTTTTTAAAGAAAACCATACTTCTGAAAAAAAAATAAGACAAATTATAGAAGCTGTATTTGAAGAAAAAATTAATGATTTATATTCAATGAACGACGATGCTAGAAGTGCTTATGTAAAAAGTAAATCTGATTCAGAATTATTTTATAGAATAGCTCTTTACGAGCATATACAAAAAATACATTTAACTGAAAAAACTTCCAATATATTATTTTATCCTAAAACTGATCCAAGGTTAATCTGCGATGTGGCTGATCTTCCAAGGCTTAACGTCTATTATCTTCACGATGATAAAAGTAATTCATTAAATTCAACCGATATTTTGAACAAAACTGGAGTATGTAAAAAAATAAAATTTATTGATACAAATACTCCAGATATAATTTACAACTCAGTCATAATTAGTTCTGACGAAATATTAGAATACAGTATAAATTTTAATTCAAATGAAATAATAATATACGATTTCCAATCCGCTTCTAAGAAACAACGAGATAATATTTTAGAAATCATTTATTCCATAGGTTTTATTCCTTCATCTGAAAACCCCAGTATTTTTAGCCTTAGACAAGATATGATTCTAACTAATAAGCAAAAAAATCCTAAAATTTCGTTAAAAAATATCCTTATTGTTACAAATCTTTTCCCTCCCCAAGAACTTGGAGGATATGGCAGACTTATGGCTGACTTTGCTGATATTTTAAAAAAAAGGGGACATAATATCCATGTTCTTACATCTAATACCGACTATTTACGCGAAATAGACTATAAAGAAAAAAATATCGATAGAAATCTGTTTTTATTTGGCAAATGGGAAAACGGCAATTTAAAACCTTTTGAAGACATGGAACAAATTTCTAAACTTATACATAAAAATAATGAAACTATTTTAAAGACTATTAAAGATTTTAAGCCAGATGTTTGTCTTGTTGGAAACATAAGCCTTCTTTCAAAACATATATTTTCAGAAATTTTAAAAAATAATATTCCAATCATTCATCATTTAGGTGGGCCTTACCCTGGATATCCTCCAGATAAAGCTCCAACCGAAAATATTTATCATATAGCAGCTGCAAGTGAATGGATAAAAAATCAAATAATACAACAAAAATATCCTTTTGAAGATATAAATGTAGTCTATCCAGGGGCATTCATCCATTATTTTAAAAATGATGAACCTATTTCAATCAATGAAGTTAAAATTGCCTATGCTGGACTTATAATGCACTATAAAGGTACTCATATTTTATTAAAAGCTTTAAAAAGGCTGCATGATTATGGCTTAGACTTTACATGCAATATTGCTGGTGAAGCTATTGATAAAAATTATTTTAATCTTTGGAAAGAATATATACTTCAAACAGGAATGGCCAATAAAATTAATTTTAAAGGCTTTTTAAATCGAGAAGAATTAAAATCTTTTTATAAAGAACATAATATTTTTGTATTTCCATCGATTGTTGATGAAGCATTTGGGATTACTCAGGTTGAAGCTATGGCGTCAGGCGTGCCCGTCATTACAAGCGCAACAGGAGGTGCTAAAGAAATCATAGAACATGCTAAAAATGGTATTATATTCAAAAAAGAAGACGATTTCTCCTTATATGAAGCAATCTTAAAATTAATCAATAATCCTGATACATGGAAGAGTTTAGCATTAAATGGAAAAAAAAGAGCATTAAAATATTTTGACATAGAAAAATCTGTTGATATCTTAGAAGAACGTTTTTTTGATCTTCTTTCTACAAAAAATGATATTAAGGCTAAAAAAACTGGCATTTCAATATGTATGATAGTCAAAAATGAAGAAAAAAATATTGAACGATGTATAAAAAATTTAAAACCCCTTGCTGACGAATTAATAGTCGTAGATACAGGCTCTTCTGATAAAACTAAAGAACTCGCATCGAACTTAGGAACTATTGTATATAATTTTGAATGGAGAGATGATTTTTCAAAGGCTCGTAATTTTTCAATTTCAAAGGCATCCTGTAAATGGATTTTAATAATGGACGCCGATGAACTTATTGATCCTAAAGACTTTAGTGGCCTAAAAAAACTTACAAAAATTTCAGAAGCTACAGCGTATTCATTTGAAACAAGAAATTACATTGCTGATTTAAGCGCTTTTGGACTTTTTCCCAATAAAGGGGAATATCCAGAATTTGAAAATGGCTCCGGGTGGGTATCAAGCATAAAAGTTAGGTTATTCCCAAATATAAAAGAAATTTATTTCGATTTTCCTGTTCATGAAGTTATTGAGCCTTCATTAGAAAAAAAAGGCATGAAAATAACTCAATGCAATATTCCTATACATCATTATGGAAATTTACAAAATAAAACAAAGGAGAAAGATAAGCTCTACTATAATATTGCTATGTCAAAAATAAACGAGGTAAATCAAAATATAAGTCTATTAAATGAATTAGCTATAATTGCTGATAATTTAGGAAAACAAGAAGAAGCCTTAAATTTATGGGAAAAAATTATAGAACTTAAACCTGACTTTGCTGAAGCTTATTTAAGCGTAAGCACTATTTATAACAGGATTGGGGATTATGAAAGAGCTTCGAAAGCCGCACAAACAGCAGTAAACCTTGATGCTGACATGAAAGAAGCACATTTAAACACAGCAATAAGTAAGTTATATAGTGGCTATGCAGTAAATTCAGCCTCTATTCTTGAAAGTACAATAAGCAGATGGCCTAATTATATTCCAGCACAAATATTTTTAACGGCTATTTACTTTTGCTTAGGAAGAGGAAAAGAGGGTAAAATAGTATATTCAAGTTTAAAAAAATTATTAGCAGAACAAACCCTACTTTCCCACTTCAAAAAAATAGCAAAAAAACTTTTTAATGCTAACCAAGTTGAAAAAGCAACTATACTTCTAAAGGCATTGCTTGAATAA
- the flaF gene encoding flagellar biosynthesis regulator FlaF: MPVNPYDSYKTVDKASLSGRELEAAVLTEAALKLKSVQDNWNAPDRKETLDAALKYNQLLWSIFQGELMDKNNPLPKKLREDLLSLSAFVDKRIFEVMSYPSAEKLSILIDINKNIAAGLRTNTFK, translated from the coding sequence GTGCCAGTTAATCCTTATGATAGCTACAAGACCGTAGATAAAGCATCATTATCAGGTCGTGAATTAGAGGCAGCAGTATTAACAGAAGCTGCATTAAAACTTAAATCTGTACAAGATAATTGGAATGCCCCTGATAGAAAAGAAACATTGGATGCTGCTTTAAAATATAATCAATTACTATGGAGTATATTTCAAGGAGAACTGATGGATAAGAATAATCCTTTACCTAAAAAGTTAAGGGAGGATTTATTGAGTTTAAGTGCTTTTGTTGATAAAAGAATTTTCGAAGTTATGTCTTATCCTTCTGCTGAGAAGCTTAGTATATTGATAGATATAAACAAAAATATAGCAGCTGGGCTTAGAACCAATACTTTTAAATAA
- a CDS encoding flagellar biosynthesis repressor FlbT: MSLKITLKPHERMILGTAVIKNGKNRTDLIVENNVSILREKDILSEDNADTPCKKIYFVIQLMYVDNGNIVKYHNLYWTLIKDVIKAAPSTLVIIDQISELIIANNLYNALKLARKLIEYEQEVISRAS, encoded by the coding sequence ATGTCTTTAAAAATTACATTAAAACCCCATGAAAGAATGATTCTTGGAACGGCAGTAATCAAGAATGGTAAGAATAGGACAGATTTAATTGTTGAAAATAATGTATCTATCTTGCGTGAAAAGGATATATTAAGCGAAGATAATGCTGATACTCCATGTAAAAAAATTTATTTTGTTATTCAACTAATGTATGTTGATAATGGAAATATTGTTAAATATCATAATTTATATTGGACTTTAATAAAAGATGTGATAAAAGCAGCTCCAAGTACTTTAGTAATTATTGATCAAATTAGCGAGCTGATAATTGCAAATAATTTGTATAATGCTTTGAAGCTTGCAAGAAAATTAATAGAATATGAACAGGAGGTAATATCTCGTGCCAGTTAA
- a CDS encoding flagellin, whose product MSISLTAGMRKNLMEMQYTADSMDKTSTRLSTGKKVNTALDDPINYFAALSHSNRANDLSLRKDSMNESVQLIKAADAGIRAITTLIESAKATANSALATDATAATQERSDLAAQFNRLMDQIDNIAGDSSYNGTNLIGSSSTTIDVKFDEDGTSKITLTAFNAQAGGGAGTGLGISDAVAANWTASVQATMTGNIGSAVSQLDTALTTLRTQSKNLSNQLSTINARQEFTKNMINTLKEGAGNLTLADMNEEGANMLMLQTRQALGTTALSMASQAAQSVMRLF is encoded by the coding sequence ATGTCTATATCTTTAACTGCAGGAATGCGAAAAAATTTGATGGAAATGCAATATACCGCAGATTCAATGGATAAAACTTCAACAAGACTTTCGACTGGTAAAAAGGTTAATACAGCATTAGATGATCCTATAAATTATTTTGCGGCTTTAAGTCATAGTAATCGTGCAAATGATTTATCATTACGTAAGGATTCTATGAATGAATCAGTTCAGTTGATTAAAGCCGCTGATGCAGGTATTAGAGCTATAACTACTTTAATTGAATCAGCAAAAGCAACAGCGAATTCTGCTCTTGCAACTGATGCAACGGCAGCTACTCAAGAAAGAAGTGATTTAGCCGCGCAATTTAATAGGTTAATGGATCAGATTGATAATATAGCCGGTGATTCTAGTTATAATGGAACAAATCTTATAGGTTCAAGTTCTACTACCATAGATGTTAAATTTGATGAAGATGGAACTTCAAAAATTACATTGACAGCATTTAACGCTCAAGCTGGAGGCGGAGCAGGTACAGGTCTTGGAATTTCTGATGCTGTTGCTGCAAATTGGACTGCTTCAGTTCAAGCTACTATGACTGGGAATATTGGGTCAGCAGTAAGTCAGCTTGATACTGCTTTGACAACTTTGAGGACTCAGTCTAAGAACTTATCAAACCAGTTAAGCACAATTAATGCAAGGCAGGAATTTACAAAAAATATGATTAATACCTTAAAAGAAGGAGCTGGTAACCTTACTCTTGCTGACATGAATGAAGAAGGTGCTAATATGCTTATGCTACAGACAAGACAGGCGTTGGGGACTACTGCATTAAGTATGGCTTCTCAGGCAGCTCAGTCAGTTATGAGACTGTTCTAA
- a CDS encoding flagellin, with the protein MATTGNISLTAGMRKNLMDLQSTASLMDKTSTRLSTGKKVNTALDDPVNYFAALSHENRASDLAFRKDAMNESVQMIKAADNGIRGIMTLIESAKATANSALATDSVAATQERSDLSAQFNRLMDQIDFLADDSGYNGTNLINSSSLTLDVKFDEDGTSKVTLTAFSAKAGGGVGTGLGISDAVAANWTNTTQTTMTGNIESAVNQLNTAITTLRTQSKNLANQLSTINARQEFTKNMINTLHEGAGNLTLADMNEEGANMLMLQTRQSLGTTALSMASQAAQAVMRLF; encoded by the coding sequence ATGGCAACAACAGGTAATATTTCTTTAACCGCTGGAATGCGAAAAAATTTAATGGATCTTCAATCAACAGCAAGCTTAATGGATAAGACTTCAACAAGACTTTCAACAGGTAAAAAAGTTAATACTGCATTAGATGATCCAGTTAATTATTTCGCAGCATTGTCCCATGAAAATAGAGCAAGTGATTTAGCATTTAGAAAAGATGCGATGAATGAATCAGTTCAAATGATTAAAGCAGCAGATAATGGTATAAGAGGAATAATGACTTTAATAGAATCTGCTAAAGCTACAGCAAACTCAGCATTAGCTACTGACTCAGTTGCTGCAACTCAGGAAAGAAGCGATTTGTCGGCGCAGTTTAATAGATTGATGGATCAAATTGATTTCTTAGCAGATGATTCAGGATATAATGGGACAAATCTTATAAATTCATCTTCTTTAACATTAGATGTTAAATTCGATGAAGATGGAACTTCGAAAGTTACATTGACAGCATTTAGTGCTAAAGCAGGTGGAGGGGTTGGAACGGGTCTTGGAATTTCTGATGCGGTTGCTGCAAATTGGACTAATACAACACAGACTACTATGACTGGTAATATTGAATCAGCAGTAAATCAGCTAAATACAGCTATTACAACACTCAGAACGCAATCTAAAAATTTAGCAAACCAATTAAGCACAATTAATGCAAGGCAAGAATTTACAAAAAATATGATTAATACATTACATGAAGGTGCTGGAAATCTAACGCTCGCTGATATGAATGAAGAAGGTGCTAATATGCTTATGCTTCAAACAAGACAATCATTAGGCACGACTGCATTAAGTATGGCTTCTCAGGCGGCTCAGGCGGTTATGAGATTGTTCTAA
- the flgL gene encoding flagellar hook-associated protein FlgL: protein MRVADKTLYDTTKYRLDKLKKDLNKANVKMSSGKNINSLSDDPVGLTQILDLKAGIDKLQQYDRNIQRGKVWLNTEEAALLEVKDLLDEAKHIALNLSDGKTLTNEDKTLATNQIESFLNQAKDLANTKVQGQYVFSGTKTDTMPFTFDSESNPAKSTYSGNSQNFSIKIAQDTNVPIGHNGKDVFSRQTIVVGNTNNKIDFSEDSGTTTLTGTIASGEYTPAQLATEVQNAMNAASGGANYTVTYDSTNERFSIASGLPNLEVYWESGPNANKNIAPLIGFGASGDVNGVTQNGDSGDQWSIFKTLIDLRDNINSDQGAGINRAISRLTSNFNDIMENMSDNVTSTQVRLQTREKIISEMLNSFQDNKQMIEEADTAESILDLKSKELAYQVSLQSSAKVLKISLADYL from the coding sequence ATGAGAGTTGCAGATAAAACATTATATGACACTACAAAATACCGTCTTGATAAATTAAAAAAAGATTTGAATAAAGCTAATGTGAAGATGTCGTCAGGAAAAAATATAAATAGTCTTTCTGATGATCCAGTAGGCCTTACTCAAATACTTGATTTGAAGGCTGGTATTGACAAGCTTCAGCAGTATGATAGAAATATTCAAAGGGGAAAAGTATGGTTAAATACTGAAGAAGCTGCATTGCTTGAAGTAAAAGATTTATTAGACGAAGCGAAACATATAGCTTTAAATTTAAGCGATGGAAAAACTCTTACTAATGAAGACAAAACTTTAGCTACAAATCAAATAGAAAGTTTTTTGAATCAAGCTAAAGATCTTGCAAATACTAAAGTTCAAGGTCAATATGTATTTTCTGGCACTAAGACAGATACTATGCCTTTTACATTTGATAGTGAAAGTAATCCTGCAAAGTCTACTTATTCCGGAAATTCTCAGAATTTTTCTATAAAAATAGCCCAAGATACTAATGTTCCTATTGGACATAATGGAAAAGATGTTTTTAGCAGGCAGACAATAGTAGTTGGTAATACGAATAATAAAATTGATTTTAGTGAGGATTCAGGAACTACAACCTTGACAGGTACAATCGCAAGTGGGGAATATACTCCGGCGCAATTAGCAACAGAAGTTCAAAATGCTATGAATGCTGCTTCAGGAGGAGCGAACTATACTGTAACTTATGATAGTACAAACGAAAGATTTAGTATAGCATCAGGACTTCCTAACTTGGAAGTTTATTGGGAAAGCGGGCCTAATGCTAATAAGAATATTGCGCCATTGATAGGTTTTGGGGCTTCTGGAGATGTGAATGGAGTTACCCAAAATGGTGATAGCGGCGATCAATGGAGCATATTTAAAACTTTGATTGATCTTAGGGATAACATAAATTCTGATCAGGGCGCTGGAATAAATAGAGCTATTTCAAGGCTGACTTCTAATTTTAATGATATAATGGAAAATATGTCAGATAATGTTACTTCTACACAGGTTAGGCTTCAAACAAGAGAAAAAATAATATCAGAAATGCTTAACAGTTTTCAAGATAACAAACAAATGATTGAAGAAGCAGATACTGCTGAATCTATTTTAGATTTAAAATCAAAAGAATTGGCTTATCAAGTATCTTTGCAGTCATCTGCAAAAGTATTAAAAATAAGTCTTGCAGATTATTTATAA
- the flgK gene encoding flagellar hook-associated protein FlgK, translated as MGGLNQTLSIAKSAISINQYSLAIAGNNIANVNTPSYSRQTVISSTKTYLSMGDFRIGTGVDIDEVQRSYNTAVEERLINQKSQYKAYEEMDNYMTSVEGLFNENSEGSLSNRISEMWGSWQDLSNNPAGTPERQQVYSTASSMVDQFDSLSYNLRKKEVDLSKEIESGVSDINNIADEIAALNKEIVAVESMNPANDLRDKRNALMSELSGYINVNSFELSNGSLTVNVANGYSLISGVSTYDLSVSQGQVNWQGSGGKTVDITDKISSGKIGGWLEMRDSFIPQYRNNLDSLAKEITWSINQQHSQGVGLEFFDTAVTGTYETDSTGLFMTLPFADKVDYTKDFKMWVEDTSGATPVYNDITFNMATGASVPSATMNPTGRANSVNDTYKFVVSPAGSSIGGAAAVDVTWTNSITSGTFSVGAAPAFPVNATVDGMNLQFAGASGPFTGDTFTIQTDSSGTPTENVSNYTLADFVTQFQTANDAVFGAGNGITASVTNNKITFTPSSGSYNFAFGDDGSSGFSDSGTAAALGLNTFFTGNDADSIGINGVINDLDKITAGRIDGNTGEAAWGDNSNTLIIDEFQYQILNISQWSFVRGNDAVSTAISATKEDYYQKMIGSIGIDLRSISREMDFNEVMVSTIENLRDSISAVSLDEEMINLMKYQQGFSVASKLLSVADEMMQTLISST; from the coding sequence ATGGGAGGACTTAACCAAACATTATCAATAGCTAAATCTGCTATAAGTATCAATCAATACAGCCTTGCAATTGCAGGAAATAACATAGCTAATGTTAATACTCCGAGCTATTCCAGGCAAACTGTTATCAGTTCTACTAAAACCTATCTTTCTATGGGTGATTTTAGAATTGGGACAGGAGTTGATATTGATGAGGTTCAAAGGTCCTATAATACTGCTGTTGAAGAACGATTAATAAATCAAAAATCCCAGTATAAAGCTTATGAAGAAATGGACAATTATATGACTTCTGTTGAGGGACTTTTTAATGAAAATTCAGAAGGAAGTTTAAGCAATCGTATTTCAGAAATGTGGGGCTCTTGGCAGGATTTATCGAATAATCCCGCAGGAACACCTGAAAGGCAGCAAGTTTATTCAACAGCCTCCAGTATGGTAGATCAGTTTGATTCTTTGAGTTATAATCTTCGTAAAAAAGAAGTTGATTTGAGTAAAGAAATTGAATCTGGTGTCTCTGACATCAACAATATAGCTGATGAAATTGCGGCTCTTAATAAAGAAATTGTAGCGGTAGAGTCGATGAACCCTGCTAATGATTTAAGGGATAAAAGAAATGCTCTGATGTCTGAACTTTCAGGATATATTAACGTAAATTCGTTTGAATTATCTAATGGATCACTAACTGTAAATGTTGCAAATGGTTATTCTCTTATTTCTGGAGTTTCAACTTATGACCTTTCAGTTTCCCAAGGACAAGTTAATTGGCAAGGTTCTGGTGGAAAAACTGTTGATATTACAGATAAAATATCCTCTGGAAAAATTGGTGGCTGGCTTGAAATGAGAGATTCTTTTATTCCTCAATATAGAAATAATCTTGATTCCCTTGCTAAAGAAATCACATGGTCAATTAATCAACAACATAGTCAAGGAGTAGGGCTTGAGTTCTTTGATACAGCGGTTACAGGAACCTATGAAACAGACTCAACAGGGCTTTTCATGACCCTGCCTTTTGCAGATAAAGTCGATTATACTAAAGATTTTAAAATGTGGGTCGAAGATACAAGTGGTGCAACCCCTGTTTATAATGATATCACTTTTAATATGGCAACAGGCGCAAGTGTTCCTTCAGCAACTATGAATCCGACTGGAAGAGCTAATAGCGTTAATGATACCTATAAATTTGTTGTCTCTCCAGCAGGTTCATCTATCGGTGGAGCAGCTGCTGTTGATGTTACTTGGACAAACAGTATTACTTCTGGAACTTTCAGCGTAGGGGCTGCTCCAGCATTTCCTGTAAATGCTACAGTAGATGGTATGAATCTCCAATTTGCAGGAGCATCAGGACCTTTTACCGGCGATACATTTACAATACAAACAGATTCAAGCGGAACTCCAACGGAAAATGTTTCAAATTATACATTGGCTGATTTTGTAACTCAATTTCAAACTGCAAATGATGCAGTATTTGGAGCAGGTAATGGAATCACAGCATCTGTAACTAATAATAAAATTACTTTTACTCCATCATCAGGTAGTTATAATTTTGCTTTTGGAGATGATGGATCTAGTGGTTTTTCGGATTCTGGAACAGCTGCGGCGCTTGGATTAAATACATTTTTTACAGGCAATGATGCTGACTCTATTGGTATCAACGGTGTTATTAATGATTTAGATAAAATTACTGCTGGAAGGATTGATGGAAATACTGGAGAAGCTGCATGGGGAGATAATAGTAATACTCTTATTATTGATGAATTTCAGTACCAAATTTTAAATATATCTCAATGGTCATTTGTTAGGGGTAATGATGCTGTTTCTACAGCTATATCAGCTACAAAAGAAGATTATTATCAAAAAATGATTGGATCAATAGGAATAGATCTTAGAAGCATATCAAGGGAAATGGATTTTAATGAGGTCATGGTATCAACTATTGAAAATTTAAGAGATTCTATATCAGCTGTATCTCTTGATGAAGAAATGATAAATTTAATGAAGTATCAACAGGGATTTTCTGTGGCGTCCAAGCTTCTTTCAGTAGCTGATGAAATGATGCAGACCCTTATTTCAAGTACCTAA